The genome window cgaacGTAAcggacaaagccaaaacagagcgctggagagagagtaactacatgaagttAACACCACAAGTCAAAGCACAGCCCTGGacaataaaccaatccaactaaccgTAGAtgattttttctaccagggcaggaaaggtttagctggctgatgcttccatgctgccaattaacgttactgatcaacTGATTGTCTTGCTAACATGaccggcaaagccaaaccactggcttgagaataagtaggcgacatgaaattaatccatatttcacaccactgacagggggaACAcgtctctgtgattatggccagcttagCTAAAACTATcaaacagctttcatttgcatctctaaagtctgacaaacttaagttaattacctgtccagcagaaaacagaccaCTTCAGCACTGATTTGAAAATATCTGacccacattatagccttccatctgggaaaatccaacatccgtgatttctgccgtcagctgtctgtatctgtcccgactccgtctggcttcatggtataaagatccacaggctgtcggctctccTGTTATGTAACATCTGTGCTCGTTCATTTGTTCAAATGTCACTGCTCTTCttttaataaaccagaagactactcatAGACTgtttattactgttattattccctcttcttctttggactattcaacgtagtgacagacatctacacgtccagaattacacaagcagaagaagaacgccgtgatgacgaaacgcaCGCTGtaacgctgtttgtttgttcgtTGTcagctattgtagaaacatgctgacaaaatacagcgacctccaaaGAAGGGGGTGCTtgtggttatgtagatataaatgtctcattctaaagtaatgaaaacaaaacagttcattatgtaagatcTTGATACactactgaaaacatagttatggatcttatattgcatttctgttgataGATCCTCAgtaatattacacactgaacctttaaaagtacagattaaaaaaattacaaaaacttCTCAATTGCAGTAACtaattgtaatttgttactttccacctctgttaCTTATTTAGTATTCAGTActgagtgtgtatgtgctcATTATGTGGTACAGTATGTTGTGTGATTACAAAGATGTGATCTGTCATTTATGGCTCCACCATGACatctcacttcctgtttttctaTGTTGATATAGAGAAAGACAGGAGAAGATGGACTCAAACATCATCGCTTtcagcactgtgacaaatccttcacaACATCAGGATATTTGAAGATTCATCAGAGttttcacactggagagaaaccgtacagctgtgaccagtgtgggaaagcatTCACTAGACTAGTCCATCTAATAAACCACCAACGTgctcacactggagagaaaccgtacaagTGTGAGCAGTGTGGAAAAAGGTTTCCTCAATCAGGTGACCTAAAagtccaccaacgtgttcacactggagagaaaccatactggTGTGACCAGTGTGGAAAAAGTTTCACTACATCAGGTAACCTAAAAagccaccaacgtgttcacactggagagaaaccgtacagctgtgaccagtgtggaaaAAGTTTCACTACATCAGGTAACCTAAAACACCACCAacatgttcacactggagagaaaccgtacagctgtggcCAGTGTGGAACAACTTTCAGTAGATCAGAGTCCCTAAAAAGCCACCAACGTGTTCAtgctggagagaaaccatactggtgtgaccagtgtggaaaaactttcactacatcaggtaACCTAAAAagccaccaacgtgttcacactggagagaaaccatactggTGTGACCAGTGTGGAAAAGCTTTCACTATATCAGGTAACCTAAAAagccaccaacgtgttcacactggagagaaaccatacagctgtgaccagtgtggaaaAGCTTTCACTATATCAGGtaacctaaaaatccaccaacgtgttcacactggagagaaaccgtacaacTGTGACCAATGTGGCAAATCTTATACCAACAGGAGAACCTTTAGAAGACACAAATGCATCCACAAAGCATCAGAGTGACAGTTTTCACAGAGCCgagctagctgtttctcctGCCCTGAATACAACCACCTGTTATCATGTGACTGTGCTGGATTAACGTCATGTGATGACAGCTGAGGAAGTGTGATTTGGATAGAGCTGGAAAGCGTCAGTCCAGAGGTTTTATCAGCCAATAGCAAAACTAATTTGCAGTAGTCCCATACAGTAGAGGGCAGTCACTGCTTTTTTATAGCGCTATATGTAGAATTCAGAATCAGATTTGGACCTGAATCCATCAACAACACTACTAAATACCCATACAGATTAGTTATCAGCTGAAATAAGAGTGTACTGACCCTTTAAGAAGGCAATGTGATGTGGTCAAAAGCTCCAACAAACAGGTGGTATGGAGAGAGGTGGTAAAGGTAGCACAGCaaaatatttaagttacttagGAAGTTGgtagtctggcagtaaatgtgcagtgtaggtcacagtctGTCCGTTGAGTCTGTTGTTTCTGCAAccgctggaaaagtgaaggttAAATTAGTTGTAggaattcattcattttcttttttttagctgctatttttatccaaagcgacgtAGAACTGCTGCATTAAACTGGTGTCCtgttcacatactgtacatcttgatagttaaattatatttcagtgtccagaggagtgacaactggttgttaaaggaaggacgctggtgaccaggaggagctgaggctagTAAAGTAAATCAGTGATGtgaactagtccttttaagcaattgaggaTTGGATTGAATGTGCAAATTAATTAGGAAAttagaaaaaaagatgcatcaagatGGATCGTTGCCCTTTGAATTGTAATCAAACcgtgaggtgccaagagattctcaTCCCTACTGCCCAATCAGTTTACCCATTcaataactttaaaatgttttgtagagCAGTTGCCACGATGTCTCCAATTGTCCACTGCacctgtgacaacatctgagcctcttcttacatgatgttataTGGTTGGCAACAGTTCTTCTCTTGAGCAATCTCTCGCCACCCTGAGAATGAGtttccttgatgtaattatgttgtgctTTTGAGCTAAACtccaaaatgttcaaaatgcaTACaaattgttcataaagtgaagaaacgtaaataaaagttgttttcaaacgcaaaatgtgtcactttacttacagcaaacaattacgtgttaaGTACTTATTAGTTCATatttagttcatatggtattatgtccacctgtaatatattacattattattattacacttcacttaaaacaaacaaagacatgctatataacattaCACATTTCTATAAGCTATTACTCCATTTtatatccatctatccatcgtcaactgcttatcctgcatacagggttggctggagccaatcccagatgGCATCAGGCGAAAGACGGGtaacaccctggacaggtcgacAGTCCACTTTATATCAGtaattctaaattgtgactgaagtgtatttataacgaggcagagtcgatAGTGTAATTAACTATgaaacatggtcggagattcttggcGCACAGTGGTATAAACTGggattactattagttataaaacattaaattaaaaggttatgaactttgctatagcgcctaatgcatgtttgtaagtgattataacaattgttataatctCTAATTGGAAgcattatattgtgttataaatatatgcgcaagtcattatagcgatgaccttcattaAAAGTGTTATAGCGATGGTGGTGCAGAACATGTTGCTCCAAAATCTTCCACATGTGTGAAACTAgtttgagatctggtgactgtaaaggctgcagcattttattcacatcattttcatcctGACCGTTCAGTGAGCCCTGGAGCACGAAGCATCTGCATTTCATGTTTCTCCACTCGTTTATTCAACAAATAATGAACAATGAAGAATTTTAAATCTGTCCAGTGAACTTCCAAAGGATCCTCGGCTATCTCGTGACCTTAGCAGAACTCAGGAGGTCAGTAATGGAAACGTTGGATGACAGTTTCTTGATTTATGACAGACCAGCAAGAAAGGTCAAGAGCAACTCTGACAACCTGAGACACTTTAGTGACTCAGAAATTGCCTGACCTGACCGTGGCTAGGAGAACCTGATACCACCATCTTAAAAATCAACATCATGAGCTCTGGTGTCCATCAAGTGAAACTCAGGACTCAGAAGACAAAGGACGGAGAGACTGACTTTGCAATGCAGAATTGAAAGGTACACTAATCGATATATGAGCTTAACCACAAAAGAAGGTGAGGTTTTGAGTTAACATGCTGATCTGGCTGCAGGACTGTGGAATAAATATAGTCCCAAATGGATGTTATCCGTCTTGCGCACGCACAGGTCGAGTATTTAATATCAACAAAGCCACCTGTGACCTGGGATGATGCGGGGCGTGGCTTATATAAGCCCACGTCATCAGGAAAAATGTCCCTACAAAATCTTTCTCGCCAAGATTCTGAGTGACAGAGAACTCTGGCAGTCATCCAGAATTCATAGAACCGTAGTTACATATGTAACTCTCGTTCTATTTCATTCTTCCTGACCGCCAGAGGCAGCGCTTAACACTGGATGACTGCTACCAACGTCATCACGAGGAATCCCACCTTACCGTGAGCGGTCAGAGAGTTCCCGCAAGGCAGCTGCTGCTACTGCATGGGGAGCAGCGACATTGACCCAATAAAAACAGGCAAAGGTGCATGGTGTAGCCCAGGTGGCTGCAGTGCAAATCTCACTCAGAGGCACCCCCCCCCATAGCTGCAGGCATTTCGGGCTCGGATGACAGATGTGGCCCCTGTCAAATAAGTTGAGATCCCAATGCTCTTGCTATCAGGTcgcaaagaagaaaacaatgagtgagaaaagggaagtgcaacatacttccatctgcaaaacacagagcttaACAATACTATAAGCAATATattgaataataattaaaagaaagatatttggtattaaacatgatatgatggttaataaattgaattgatcttctgattgtaaaatacataatatgGTTAAAGTACGGAGAATTAGGgtaaaggttaaataactgTGCAAAAGGTCACTAAGTTTGGGTGAAGACATCATGACTATGAGTCATTGGGAGAGAAGGGTCAGCAAGGGGAAATGAAATGGCCAAATAAGGACATCTCTGGCCCAactgaatttaaggatgaacaAGCTATGTGACAGTAGTCACATGGACAGGATAAGGGTGGTGGCTGATATGACAAAGAAATCAGCCACGGAATAGTATATATAAAGAGAAGCCAGAAAGAGATCGGGGTTATTCCTCGGCAGATCTCAAGAGGCATCGGACTTGGAGCAAGACCATCACCGCACCGGACCAAGAGCCCAAGACAATAGATGGGGATTTGAACAGCAAACAACTAGGGAACACTTCAGAGATTCTTCAGGGGACTTCAAGAGATCGAGCCACAGAGGGTAACCACAACGACCAAACCAACTGAAGAATTATCGGACTCTGAAGATTTTCTCTCACTCATGATGCAatgaagactgaagacttttgaagacaatttgagggctttggacaaagcctcaaGGTTCCACCAGGGTCATCAGCCCAGCAGCGGAGGAAGGATTTCACCAGCCGGGACAGCTCCTACCCCTCCCTTACTCTCCAAAAAGAAGATAACCAAAAACACTCAAGCTCAGCTATTCGTatcaggttttgaattttaacagttttatcatttttactCAATTTTAACCAATTTTAGTTGTATGCTTGCCCTTGCTAATTttatgcaataaaatatataatcactgcatttaaagaATGATAGTCGACATTGAAGTTATTTCCTCACTAAGGTAGTAATCAATTAgataaagtgtgtttaacatctttgAGGTTCTTATAGGTTAATCTAGCCACTGAAATTAACTTATCCTTGGGGcctattttcctggccactaaATACCAACCTGGCAACCataccaagtgcactgatcaatgagaagagagctgtcgttaacgggcgtggctggggtggtatctggctctagggctattcagtcaggtgcTATCTCAGAGTAAGCAGGGTAGGCGTTCGGAAGAAGACAGTTAGAAGCCAGGCGAATCTCTtcgacaccagcttaaacagtcctcagtCATACCTACTAGGGTAATACCCATAGGCCTAGAGGATCGGACCCTTTAAGACGGAGAGCTGGTCCAGTACCTCCTGAACAGGGGTGACTCGGGATCTAACACCCCCCATCTGTGACAGCAGGTCTTGCATCCTGGGAAGGCACCATGGGACCCCGTCTAAAAGCTTGTGCATCAATGGAAACCAGAGTCTCCCTGGTCAGTTTGAGGCCACCAACAGGAACCTGTGGTTGCTCTGCTGCACCCTGTGCAACATAACCGTTATCAGTGGGAATAGCAGAAAGGCATAGAGGAGACGATCTGGCCACGGGTGTGCCAGGGCATCCTGTCCCAACGAACTCTTTTCCTCCCCCAGTGAAAACCAAAGGGAGCAGTGGGTTGTGGACTCTGAGGCAAACAGGTCCCCCGGGTGGAGTCTCCACTCCACAGCGGGAGGCATCTGGCGGGAGAGGTAGTCTGCCACCATGTTCTGTGGCCCCGGCAAGTACATAGCCTTGAGGCTGGCCAAGCGGGGGAAAGCCCATACCAGGAATCGCCGTGCCACCTGCAGCGACTTAGCCGACCTGGTGCCCCCTTGCCAATTTACATGGTAGACAGCCGACGTGTTGTCGGATCGAACAACAACATGCCTGCGTCTCAAATACGGCAGGAACTCGTGCAGCGCCAAACTGATAGCATGGAGCTCGAGCCCATTTATGCGCTCCATCCCTTCCTGGCTCATCCAGAGGCCACTCTCAACCCTGTGCTGCCACACTGCCCCCCACCCTGTGCGCGACGCGTCAGTTACCACTACCTCGTATGGCCGTAACACTAGTAGGCATTGGGTGGATACCCTGACTCTCTTGGATCTGTGTAACTGCGGAAATGGAGGCAATTGATCCACATTTGGAAGGATTGTAAATACAGGAGGCCCAGCGGCCCCACTGATGTGACAGAGGTCAACATACCCATCAACCTGAGAAAAAGGCTGTACCTCAACCTCCTGTCCCTCTGGAAATGAATGACAGGCTGGAGTATGGCCTCTACCCACTGTGGATGTTACgatggtgtggtgtggggacagagaggacccaaatgcagcgctCAGATAGACAGGTTTTATTGGGGAAAAAGAGGGTTCCAGAGGGTACAGGCAGGTGTCCCGAGGGCAATAGCAAAGGGACCAGAGGGTTtgggcggacgtcccgagggcaAAGCAGAGGGACCATAGGGTTCaggcggacgtcccgagggcaAAGCAGAGGGACCAGAGGGTTCGGGCGGAGgtcccgagggcggaccaggggagccagggagtTCCGACGGGCGGCCCAAGGGTGGAGCAGGGGAACCAGAGAATACAGGCGGGCAGCCCAAAGGCGGAGAAGGGGAACCAGGGAATTCAGGTGGGCGGCTCGAAGGCAGGACAGAGGAATCAGATAATACAGGCGGGTGGCCCGAAGGCGGAGAAGGGGAACCAGGGAATTCAGGGGGGCGACCCAAGGGTAAGGCAGGGGTCCCAGGGAGGTCAGGAGGTCGAGAGCCTGAGCTAAGGTCTAGAGTGGGCCGACCAGAGGGTCAACGGGGAGGGCCAGAAGCTCCAGGAGGCCACCCTTGAGGTCGTGGCGACTGGGATGAGGCCTTGGTGCGAGGATTAGGGGTTGGCTGGACCACCGACGGTGACGATGTCGATCGATCCGCCAACAGAGcgcgaggagcaggggtcggccggaccaccaaCAGGGATGATGTCGACCGATCTGCCAACAAagcacgaggagcaggggtggGCCGGACCACTGACGGGGCTGATGCCGATCGATCAGCCAACAAcgctagcagcgctagcgggcCGGGGATCAGGCAGACGGCTAGCAGCACTAGCGGGCTGGGGATCAGGCAGACAGTAAGGCCCAACCTTGTCACATGACATAGAAGGGAGGCATAGTCGTGCTCCACCTGTTCCTGTATCGGAGCACAGATAAGCCAGTCGTCCAAATATGGGAGGATCTGCATACCACGGGCTTGCATCAGGGCCAGTGCTTCCCGCATGCACCTCATGAAGACCCTTGGGGCTAGGGAAAGCCCAAATGGGAGCACCTTGAACTGATAGGCCACACCTTCGAATGCAAAGCACATATATTGCCTGTGATGTATCACTATCGGGACGTGAAAATATGCGTCCTTCAGATCAATGGACGTGAACTGACTTTGCGCTGCCACTGCGTCAAGCACACCTGTTGTACGCAGCATGTGGAAAGGTAACTTTCAGAAATTTGTTTAGCCCCCTTAAGTCCAGCATAGGGCGAAACCCACCCTCTTTTTTTCGGaattataaaataaactaaGTAAAACCCTTGCTGTATCTGAGGATCTATTCTTTGGATGGCCTCCTTTTCCAGGAGGGTTGATATTTCTTGGGGGTGTAGGCCCCTGAAGGGCAGCAAACTGCTGCCGAGTTTGATTAGCCTGGATTCCCCGCTACAAACTTGCTGCGCTGCTGGGACGAACAGCTCCCATGGTACTACAGGTAGAGTGCGCAGGGCCCTCCTACATGTCTCCAAAAGCTGGGATTGGGCCAGCCAGACCTGGCGACGAGCCAAGGTAAGTGTTGCCATTAGCCTACCAAGCTCTCTAGTCATAAGGGCAAACGCCTGCAAAGCTGCATCACTGAGGACGGAAGCATCCACGGCAGAGGATTGCAGAGAATGGGACAGACTTGGACAGAACTAATATCAAGTGGGGAAAAAGAGTTTCCAGTACGGCCCATGCGCGCCGCTGTATCATAACCTTTCACCAGAAAGTCATCCGTAATGCGACACTGCGGCCTAGGACAGCGAGCAACCGGTCTCAACACTTCAGTGGGTGATAAACCGAGGGACGCGATAACTAGCTCCACAGCCAGCATCTGGCCCAGCCCGTAACTGCTGGCATTCTGCATGGTCAGTTGTGTGGTGAGAAAAAGCCTTGGCCAGCATTCCTGGAGCTCCTCAATGTATGGCTGGGAAGATGGCACAGAAAAACCCATCTCAGGTGGGAGATGCCTAAAGACCAGCAGACCTGCAGGGACCACAGCTAGTGCAGCTGTGGTCCCTGCAGTTGGTGCTTCATCCAAGCCCAAGTGTGCCAGTGTCATACGGACCACTGGCTTAATTGTAGCATGGGCAGCCTCTGAGCCTGCTCTGGACCCGCTCCCCGTCTGCTGGGAACCAGTGTCAGAAGCACGGGTGGAAGCCTCCACTTCTCCCTGCCCAGGTCTGTCCTCGCAGAACTGGCTGCAGGAAGCCCTCATAGAAAGGGCATCGTCATCCCATCCTTGAGGGGTGGGGCTCCCGGCGGCCAGTCCACACTGGTTGCAGCCCCTGCCTGGCTGAAGGTTAAGGAGCAACCTCTTAATCTCAGCAAACTCTGAGGCTAGTGTGTCTACCATGGCTGCCAAACCATCCACCTTCTTGGCTTTCTTTCTAGGGGGGGCACCTGAAAATGAAGGGCGACTATGTCTACTCCGGATGAAGGCAGCTGGCCTTCAAGCTGCAGTCCTTCCACTTCTGCTAGCCGAGCTAGCTTCAGTTCCCGCGGCATAAAACTGCAATTCATGCACTCTCTCAAGTGAATAACACCGAGGCACGTGGGGCATTCATCATGGCCATCTGCAGCCAGCAGTGGAGCGACAAACATGTGTCCCTAACATGGTGGGACCCTGCATATTTATGCAgcttttatatataaatttttcACAACGATAACTGTTACCTAGAAGCGAAAACACCCAAAATAACAGATTAGTGAGCTCTTTTGTCCTTGCCTTGTtattgaaaacaaattaaaataactcCTCCTTTTAACAATAAAAGTAAACTGTACCCATAAGTGAAATCACTTAGAGTAACAGTTTAAGTTTAACTCTAATTAAATAACTCTCCTTCACTTAATAACCAAAAAATTCAcctatactgtatatgtagcTGTTAAGTCTACCGGGGAGCCAACGCTCTTTACCAAAGGATAAATTAAAGTTTACTTGACGTGCTTTAACGAGCGAAAACACTCGGCAGAGAGTCTACAATCAAGAATTACTGCTAAGcgtaaaaaaaattgtaacaAAAGAGTCAAGGAGATCCGAAAACAGGCTCCTCactcaaaaaacaacaacttatttTTAACTAAGGAAACACTTACCTCGCCGGCCTAACTCCAAAGCTGGCGAGACACGCACTAGCTTGTCCTCAACCCGTGCTGATTGCTGGCAAAAACACCGATCTAACAGCAGGTTTAGGAGTGCAGCTGCACTAATTAATCGCAGCCCTTGGAGGACGAAACCGTAGCTGCAGGGTGGTTGACGGTTattctctcttccttccttccttccttcaattCAACCTGCATTCGCGGATCTGCAAGAAGAGTCAAGGGACATTTTTCCTGATGACGTGGGCTTTTTAAGCTATGCCCCGCATCATCCCAGGTCACAGGTGACTTAAATACTCGACCTGCGCT of Micropterus dolomieu isolate WLL.071019.BEF.003 ecotype Adirondacks unplaced genomic scaffold, ASM2129224v1 contig_13113, whole genome shotgun sequence contains these proteins:
- the LOC123966303 gene encoding zinc finger protein 239-like, producing the protein MENQNPDRRSQTAASCSDSADVQRKTGEDGLKHHRFQHCDKSFTTSGYLKIHQSFHTGEKPYSCDQCGKAFTRLVHLINHQRAHTGEKPYKCEQCGKRFPQSGDLKVHQRVHTGEKPYWCDQCGKSFTTSGNLKSHQRVHTGEKPYSCDQCGKSFTTSGNLKHHQHVHTGEKPYSCGQCGTTFSRSESLKSHQRVHAGEKPYWCDQCGKTFTTSGNLKSHQRVHTGEKPYWCDQCGKAFTISGNLKSHQRVHTGEKPYSCDQCGKAFTISGNLKIHQRVHTGEKPYNCDQCGKSYTNRRTFRRHKCIHKASE